gtaacacaacataacaagaacatttggaatacgtattgaacacatatatcttttgacacaaggcttattcggaataattaatttataatgagtaactcgggacttacaaggacattgtggggttcaattctaaaagagaagtttagccaacataccttgcttgagcttttttgtattttactacaacattccgaaaCTCCTAGTGACTTCAATCTAATTAAAGACATGACAAAATTTAACTATAATTTCGAATATTCTCGGgggttcagctcatttgagcatttaatcaagcactagatgtgcattaaagTCTCAAGGTCCTCATATGGTGGATTCCTTTACCCCCATAATCAACCCCTACTTCAATAAGCCACCCACAGTTACTCCACAACCTCCCTACCACCTATGTTAGTACATCCATGCATAAACAACAACCCTCATTCTCAAAACCTTCCTCCCCATTACCTATTCCCAaacaaaattttgaaattgaagattagggttaGAATCTTGCCTCTTGGTTGAAAACCTTGTGtgctttcttgttaaattttaaggcttgagcaagattttagatgaacaattagcttagggATTTCTCCTCTCACTCTAGGCACTTTCTctatctaaaaatatcatatattCCCTTAAAAAATGGTCCCTTATGGCTATTTATCgagatagggtcgggttataaaaatagaagaaTGGACCCTCCGAAATCCGGATCGGGCTATAGACCAGGCTAGGTGAGCTCTGCAgcgagctacagaccaggcttcgcgagagacatagcacggtctagcgcgctacagaccaggcttcgcaagggatatagcacggtctagtgcgctatagaccaggcttcgcgagggatatagcacggtctagcgcgctagGAGCTGGGCGACGCGAGATCGAAATGATTTAACTCCCCAACGTAATGTGCAACTCAAAAAGTCCGAAAATgcaatacattagcctacctaggcatcacaaaaccttaaattacttgccggaaatttacggggccttacaaaatTATTCCCTCCTAGACTAGCAGTAATCACCACTCATGTATCTCTCCTCATAGGATTTTTCGTATACTTAATAGAACTAAGTAGGCCTAACTCTGACTATGACCCAGAGGAAGATCGGGCATTATGTCCCCTCCTCCATGTATTCACTTTTTGGCTTTTAGTAATATATAGGTATGGGGTCATGTCTTAACCCCTACACCACAACGGTGacatttgtttttaaaaaaaaaaggcttGTCACCTTGAAATCGCCGAAAAAGATATGAGAATAGTTAGCAGTTGAAATACTAAAATGATAGACCGGTGAAAATACTGCTTAAAAAGCTGGTCTCTTATGTAAATTTTCCAAAACTAAAATTCAGCATAAACAAATAAGCCAAGTCCTTGAACCATATCCTTCCAACTAAATGAGCCTTACATGAAACAGATATCAATTAAGAATCGAGAGAATGAGTAAAAACAATTATGGCGTGTCCTATTTGAACATTGTTATTTAATCTATGGCTAGTTTTTTAAAAAGTTATTTAACTTGCACCAATTTTGGCAAACATCATACAAACATATGCTGCTTTTTTCTTTGAACTTTTATGTTGGAGCAAGAACTAATATGCAAGTCGATCTGTTACAACCATCACGGttgttcttattttattttcttcttctaacCTTAATCATTTTACTTCAACGGAGTTATTTTGTTCCACATGCTAAAAAGAAAAGAACTTAAATAAAAATACTTAATAGTATGACGATATATTTATGTAGAACTTCAATCCCGAGTACACGTAATGGAAATACAGACAGTCAAGTGATATTCAATCCACCAAATAATTTGATTGTATAAGACCTAGGTGATTAACCCAGCATGTGGAATCTCAACTCTCGTAGtagaataattaattatattttggtaataaattcaattaattattgGGGTCTATTTTTTATGGAATTTAAAACTTATGTTTCAAATTTTATGCTATTTGGAATAGATTTGGGTGTTAAATTGTATATTGAGTTATTGAAATTTGAAGAATAAATTACTGTTTTTGGGCAAAATTTGTTCACCGGAACTTCAACCATATGTGCCTAAAGTTCAATCATGTATATGGCCTCTCAACTTCTGATACAAAATTTAGAGTTTTTTACGCACTTGATccctttttaactattatttaaaaaaaatagtatcatttattgtttatttcataaagagcattttttattattattagtatattacaaaaattaagcccaacattcatcttcttcactccattttttaaaatctgatgcatatgtgaatgccactaaattcaagatgtattgatttatacgtcttttatactttgtatatcaagtatcactttagttcaaaatgtatttttatgtatataatttttatatatttatttatgaagtgccatcttattttaagatgtatttttaatgtatattttaaATGTATTTTATATGTTAAGTGCtattttaattcaggatgtattttttatatatatattttttgtatatttatatgtcgcCTTAATTAAATTTTAgctatattttttatgtatatttcacatgtctaagtgtcatcttaattgaagatatattttttatgtatattttttgtatattttatatgtgttaattcaatatatatttttttaatatatattttgtatatattacaataacaacaacaacaacaaacccagtttgAGCCCAacatgtggggtctggggagggtagtctgtacgcagatcttacccctacctaatgTAGATAGAGatactgtttccaatagaccctcggctcaggaagggcaagaagaagaagaagaggaaagcaaggaaggaagaaagatagaagaaaaaagaaaagggagagataaaggataagtagtaccaaataatagcagcagggaatacaatacctgaggcgaacaaaatcacataacgtaataaaaatctaagaatatgaaGGGACATGCATGCCACTAAGACTATCGGTGAACAACTAtaaactacctactaaccttctaccttaatcctcgacctccacaccctcctatcaagggtcatgtcctcagtgagctgaagcagcaccatgtcctgcctaatcacctctccccagtacttcttaggccttaacgtatattattatcgaagtaagatctttatgttaagaaaggaagaaagaaggaagagaaaaaattAAGacagataattaaaaagaaaacgaatggaacaaatttagaaaaaatattggcttcggcagaaaataaaattaagaagatgaagaaaaagaaggaaagctaatagataaagagaaaaaaatgcatgatttttgtgcaaagaattattgactttccattcaaattgcttatgtttagaaattaataattaatattcctattttaatggaactgtgtgctacaaatataaatattttcctgccaTAACTGTAATATTGGATTTTATGCtacgaatttgttatatttcttttaaattatGACAGTTACGTAAAGTTACCTAAAATTTATTATTTCATATGCATACTTTTACAAGTTCAGTCTCGTATGATTCAAATTTGTTCCTAATTGACTAGATTTACAAAATTATTTGAACATAGGCTATTTATATAGGGTCCAAAATCGGCTATCTGTGCACTTGGTGATTTGGCCCAGAGAATAATGGAGCAGGCCCAGCTCTATCTAACGATTGCATTTCAGAGGCCCATTACCATTTTCAAAATCTCCGTTCTCCGTCCTCAGCTCGCCTAGGGCTTTTCCAGTTGATTGAAACCTGAAAATAAAACCCCAAACACAGTGTGTAAGAGTAAAAGCAAAAACAAGTAATAAGAAAACCATCAGAAATGGCGTCGTTTATTCAGAAGTTCTCGTTGAAAACGAAGAACATTGGGAAAAGGGCTACGAAGAAGTACTTGGAAGATGCACTTTACAAGAATCTGTTCAAGGAAGGAGGCGAAGAGAACCACGTTAGGAAAAATCTGAATCAATTCTTGAAATCCCACAAAAGTGCTTACAAATGGGAAGTTGGAAAATCCCTCAAGGTCTTACGCCAACGCAAGCTTTACGCCCCAGCACTCAAGGTCTCTCATTTTCCTAGTTTCTGTACCTTAGACCCTAAACCctctttgtattttaataaattttcattattttacttgaaaatatctTAAATTTTTGAATTGTTAGCCTTAAACCTTGGTCTTGACGTAACCGGTAAAGTTGACTCCACGTGACCACTAAGGCTGGGTACAATATACCCTTGAGGTCCGGGCTTCCCGctcatagcgggagcttagtggaCCGGGCTGCTTTTTTTCTTTTAGCCTTAAACCTTCCTTAAATTTCGATGATACGACCTAAATATAGTTCTTACTTCCTTTCACTTTGGAATTATTTTTGCATTTCTGTTGATTTCCATGATTTGGCGTTAGAATAAGTgtggttttttttctttttggggatTGTGTGCCTCCAATCTTGAACCTCGTTGCATGTTTTTATCTGAAAATAAATCTTGAGTTTTTGAATTGCTTCTTAATGAAAGAGGTCATCACATGACCTAACCATTAGCGTTTCCATATAGATTGTAGTATGTGGCCTCAAAACATATGGTTGTTAATTTGAAAGACACACTACCTTCAACTTCAAGGTCTTCCATTTTTGAAATTGTGAACTTTAAACCCTAATTTGTTTGTGTAAATCTGTATCTTGTCATGGTTTTCACTTCAAGCTATCTCTATTTGATTTTAGCTTTAAAATTGATGCATATTCTAGCTATAGTTCCCACTGCTGTGGTTTTCGActagtttattttcttttttacttaATTCCTATGTTATCTTTTGGTGGCAGCTTGTATCAAATAGTGAAAATAACTGCTTAAGGGATTATACCTTGATGCAATACACATATTGTAAACTCCTATTTAAGAAACCCAAAAAGGGGGCTCATTTATCTCTTACTGTAGATCGTATTACGGCAGCACAGAATTTGAAGTGGAACAGTTATGTATAACATCCTTAGCACTATCAGATGTGACTTGTAAGCAAGTAGTAGCATTTTATGGTTCTATGGTTTTTTATAGCAAAATGAAATGTTAATGTTTGCTAGTTGCTATATGCAGTTATCAGAAACAATGGAAAAAAGGGGCATGAACAAGACTATTAGTGATCAAGCTATACATCTGGATCTTGTTGCCAAGAGTAAAGGGATTGAAGCAGCAGAGACTTATTTTTCGGATCTCCCAGAGGCATCGAAAAATCTTCTCACCTATTCTGCTCTTCTGAATTGCTACTGCAAGGAATTAATGACTGAAAAAGCTGAGGCGCTGATGGAGAAAATGAAAGAACTTAACTTAGGTTTAAGCTCCATGCCTTATAACAGCTTGATGACTCTCTACTCAAAAACTGGGCACCCAGAAAAAATTCCAGCCATTATTCAGGAAATGAAGGCCTATGATGTAATGCCAGATTCTTACACCTACAATGTTTGGATGAGGGCTCTTTCTTCTATGAATGATATTTCTGGGGTCGAGAGGGTTATTGATGAAATGAAGAGAGATGGTCGTGTAGCTGATGATTGGACTACATATAGCAATTTAGCATCGATTTATGCAGATGCTGGCTTAACCGATAAAGCAGTGAAGGCACTCAAGGAACTGGAGAAGAAAAATGCATGTCGCAATGTTACTGCTTACCAGTTTCTGATCACATTGCATGGCCGTGTTGGAAATTTGTTGGAAGTATATCGTGTATGGCGTTCTTTGAGGCTTGCTTTTCCCAGAACGGCAAACATAAGCTATCTTAACATGATCCAAGTTTTGGTTAACTTGAATGACTTACCGGGTGCTGAGAAATGCTTCAAGGAATGGGAATCTGGATGCCCAACTTATGACATACGCGTAGCAAATGTTCTTATAGGAGCTTACACTAAACAAGGTTCTTTGGAGAAAGCTGAAGAGCTCAAGGAACGGGCCCGAAGGAGCGGAGCTAAGCCTAATGCTAAGACATGGGAGATTTTCGGGGATTATTATCTGCAAAATGGGGATATCAAATCAGCAGTTGATTGTGTTGACAAGGCAATTTCAACTGGTAGAGGTGATGGTGGCAAGTGGGTTCCATCATCTGCTATCGTTAGAAAATTCATGAGTCATTTTGAACAAAATAAAGATGTCGATGGTGCAGAACATTTTATGGAAATTTTGAAGAAGGCTAAGGATGAGTTGGGGGTTGACATATTTGAATCTTTTATAAGAACTTATGTAGCTTCTGGAAAAACCAGTCCTATCATGCGTCGGTGGATTAAAATGGAGAATATAGAGCTGAGCGAAGAAGGTAAAAGATTGTTGGACTCCATCTCTGTGGAGTGAGATCATTTGTTAGGTAATTGACATGCCTTGAGCTTTCACAAACTGAAATAGAGATCTGAGTTTTCAGCATATTGTTGCGAGATTTGGAGCTACCCTTTTTATTCCAAATAGGATCTATTTGGACAGTGTATGCTTGAATTTGTAGTCCTCGCTGCCATAAAACGAAATAAGCGTAAATTGAAACACAGCCTTACGCAGATATTTTCCTTGGGTAAATTGTAGACTTTTCAGCTATTTATAGATCCACATGCTAGTTTATTATGGATTACATGATTGTTTTGTTTTTGGATCTAGTGTTGATAATGAATATTGCCCGAGATTAATGTTTACACGGATTATATCCGGCAAAATTTTTATACAAGTGTACTGAAAAGAATATTGATCACAAACATTTTCATCTTGTGTTACTTAATCATTTATACTTGGTCTTTCCAGTTTTGGTATTTAGTCTGTTCAACAAAACTTTCCTTCTAGTTGGCAGCTCTAGCAAAACATGAAATATCTTTACAATTTGAGTCGTCAGCACAAGATTCACTTCAGTTTATTCCTGCCACTCAATTGGTACTGACAAGCTTAGGCCTCCACAATTTCCATACCAGCAACTTGTTTTCTTTAGGAATATGTTCTACCAACCTTCTGCTTGCACTTAGACACCTTACTCTGAATTTCTCATCCTCGACTCTCGTGGTTGTACTTTCTTCTATTGGGATTTCTGGACTTTTTGCTTCAGTTGCCTCCACGAGCCTATTCACCATCTCCAAAACCTCACTCATTTTAGGACGATTTCTGGGGTGTTTAGTTAAACACCTATTCGCTATGGCAGCTAACTTCTGTGCAGATTTAAGGGAATAGTTCCCATCTAGTCGAGGATCCAAAATTTGTTCAAACTTCTTCAGGTCTGAAAGATGTGGTCTCACCCATTCCAGAAGTTTCTGCTCATTTTTAGGTTTATTTCTGTCCAATGGACGCCTTCCGGTAATGAGTTCATATAGAAACACCCCATAGCTCCATACATCGCTCTTGGATGTTAGGCGCCCAGTCTGTATATATTCTGGAGCAGCATATCCAACAGTTCCCACCACCTGATGAAATCAAGCACATTCATCACTAATGTATTGGTCTAAGTGTGTTTATTCTTAGAAAATAGAGAATTTCACATAATTATGgcattttaaaagaaaaatataacatCTATAATATGTTTGGAGAGTGgattgtgagtttgagtcaccccaagagcaccctccacttccaaccaagatgttgtgagttcgagtcactccaagagcaaggtggggagttcttggaaggagcgagtcgagggtctatcggaaacagcc
This sequence is a window from Nicotiana tomentosiformis chromosome 5, ASM39032v3, whole genome shotgun sequence. Protein-coding genes within it:
- the LOC104090679 gene encoding large ribosomal subunit protein mL101 (rPPR4) — protein: MASFIQKFSLKTKNIGKRATKKYLEDALYKNLFKEGGEENHVRKNLNQFLKSHKSAYKWEVGKSLKVLRQRKLYAPALKLSETMEKRGMNKTISDQAIHLDLVAKSKGIEAAETYFSDLPEASKNLLTYSALLNCYCKELMTEKAEALMEKMKELNLGLSSMPYNSLMTLYSKTGHPEKIPAIIQEMKAYDVMPDSYTYNVWMRALSSMNDISGVERVIDEMKRDGRVADDWTTYSNLASIYADAGLTDKAVKALKELEKKNACRNVTAYQFLITLHGRVGNLLEVYRVWRSLRLAFPRTANISYLNMIQVLVNLNDLPGAEKCFKEWESGCPTYDIRVANVLIGAYTKQGSLEKAEELKERARRSGAKPNAKTWEIFGDYYLQNGDIKSAVDCVDKAISTGRGDGGKWVPSSAIVRKFMSHFEQNKDVDGAEHFMEILKKAKDELGVDIFESFIRTYVASGKTSPIMRRWIKMENIELSEEGKRLLDSISVE